In Deltaproteobacteria bacterium, a single window of DNA contains:
- a CDS encoding EscU/YscU/HrcU family type III secretion system export apparatus switch protein: PNATVVITNPTHLAVAVKYEHGKMRAPLVVAKGAGIVAEKIKEIARGHKVPVIENKPLAQIIWKTVEIGKEIPAALYKTVAEVLAYIYRARGKVRSEE, translated from the coding sequence CCCAATGCAACTGTTGTCATTACAAACCCGACCCATCTGGCTGTTGCAGTTAAGTATGAGCATGGGAAGATGCGCGCCCCCCTTGTTGTTGCAAAGGGCGCAGGCATTGTAGCAGAAAAGATTAAAGAGATAGCCCGAGGGCATAAGGTGCCTGTAATAGAGAATAAACCGCTGGCGCAGATAATATGGAAGACAGTTGAGATTGGCAAAGAGATACCAGCAGCACTTTATAAGACAGTGGCAGAGGTTCTGGCATATATATACAGGGCAAGGGGAAAAGTAAGAAGTGAGGAGTGA
- the fliQ gene encoding flagellar biosynthesis protein FliQ, with the protein MTQEFILTICQEAIKLLLFETMPVLGIALVVGLLISLFQAATQLQEMTLTFIPKIIAVFLTLLFLMPWMLGMMLDFTRNIIINIPNYTM; encoded by the coding sequence ATGACACAGGAATTTATCTTAACTATATGTCAGGAGGCTATAAAACTGCTCTTGTTTGAGACAATGCCTGTTTTAGGAATTGCACTTGTAGTCGGGCTGCTAATCAGTTTATTTCAGGCAGCAACGCAGTTGCAGGAGATGACCTTGACATTTATTCCAAAGATAATAGCAGTTTTTCTGACACTGCTTTTTCTTATGCCGTGGATGCTTGGGATGATGCTGGATTTTACAAGGAATATAATCATCAATATCCCTAACTATACAATGTGA
- a CDS encoding mechanosensitive ion channel family protein translates to MNIKINENLKLWGEEIIYSILILLGFWLLARFARYFLAKWVLRFTKHTETELDDKIIEAVKSPIYCIILLFGISLAISVLPLPAKIISIGNGIIYIIGVCIGVFIAYRVVSVFLEWYTNTIALKTNTQIEREFLPLIEKVIFVFILITGLIVVLKHFNYDILSLVTALGVASMAIGLAAKDTLANMISGFTLMVDRPFRVGDRIQLAGGEIGDVTEIGLRCTRIRTFESNILVVPNTELVNTKVINQCFPDSIMRAKARIGVAYGSNIEKVKQIMLETANGHPQVVKTPPPIALFTEFADSSLTVQMFYWVKNCMEIGIVQDEVNCQIKKRFEEDGIEMPFRSRYLYRAS, encoded by the coding sequence ATGAACATCAAGATAAATGAAAATCTGAAACTATGGGGTGAGGAGATTATCTACTCAATCCTTATCTTGCTTGGTTTCTGGCTACTTGCCAGATTTGCAAGATACTTTCTGGCAAAATGGGTTTTACGATTTACAAAGCACACTGAAACAGAACTTGATGACAAGATTATTGAGGCTGTAAAATCGCCGATTTACTGCATCATATTGCTTTTTGGCATTTCTTTGGCAATCTCTGTCCTTCCGCTGCCTGCAAAAATAATATCCATAGGCAACGGCATAATTTATATAATCGGTGTTTGTATTGGTGTGTTTATAGCATACAGGGTTGTAAGTGTTTTTCTTGAATGGTATACAAACACCATTGCACTCAAAACCAATACCCAGATAGAAAGGGAATTCCTGCCCCTTATTGAAAAGGTCATCTTTGTTTTTATACTCATTACAGGTTTAATCGTTGTTCTAAAGCATTTTAATTATGATATCCTTTCCCTTGTTACAGCCCTTGGTGTCGCATCAATGGCAATCGGCCTTGCTGCAAAGGATACCCTTGCGAATATGATTTCAGGGTTTACGCTTATGGTGGATAGACCTTTCAGGGTTGGCGACAGGATTCAACTTGCAGGCGGTGAGATAGGCGATGTTACGGAAATCGGACTCAGATGCACAAGGATAAGGACATTTGAGAGCAATATACTTGTTGTGCCAAATACAGAATTGGTTAATACAAAGGTTATAAACCAGTGTTTTCCTGATAGTATTATGAGGGCAAAGGCAAGGATTGGGGTTGCATACGGAAGTAATATTGAAAAGGTTAAACAGATAATGCTGGAAACAGCGAATGGACATCCGCAGGTTGTAAAAACACCGCCGCCAATAGCGCTGTTTACAGAATTCGCAGATTCTTCCCTGACAGTCCAGATGTTCTACTGGGTGAAGAACTGCATGGAGATAGGCATTGTTCAGGACGAGGTGAACTGCCAGATAAAGAAAAGATTTGAGGAAGATGGGATAGAGATGCCGTTCCGTTCCAGATATTTATACAGAGCGTCATAA
- a CDS encoding EscU/YscU/HrcU family type III secretion system export apparatus switch protein encodes MPWQEDRDQRTESATPRRRQEAREKGQVAKSTEVGSTVILISGLVVFYFFGWGMIQSIKDIMAESISRSGSTILTQETIGAIFKNTIMDMSYVLFPITIFPIIGIMANVMQVGLLFTLEPLTPNFSKINPLEGIKRIVSERALAELIKGIFKLIVIGYMSYIVIKGEMVRFAPLVDMSMTGIIFYLGSISFKIFIATLWVLIIIAILDYAFNKWEMEKGLRMTKQEVKEEVKETEGQPLIKSRIRSM; translated from the coding sequence ATGCCGTGGCAAGAAGATAGAGACCAAAGGACTGAAAGCGCTACCCCCCGAAGGCGGCAGGAGGCAAGGGAAAAGGGGCAGGTGGCAAAATCTACAGAGGTAGGCTCTACAGTAATTCTTATCTCTGGACTGGTGGTATTCTATTTTTTTGGATGGGGGATGATTCAGTCTATTAAAGACATTATGGCAGAATCAATATCAAGAAGCGGTTCAACTATTCTGACGCAGGAAACAATCGGCGCTATCTTTAAAAATACTATTATGGATATGTCATATGTCCTGTTTCCCATCACTATCTTTCCTATTATTGGCATTATGGCAAATGTAATGCAGGTAGGCTTGTTATTCACATTAGAGCCTCTTACACCAAATTTTTCAAAGATAAATCCTCTGGAGGGCATAAAAAGGATTGTTTCAGAAAGGGCATTGGCAGAACTCATCAAGGGGATATTTAAACTAATAGTAATCGGTTATATGTCATATATAGTCATAAAAGGTGAGATGGTAAGGTTTGCACCTCTTGTAGATATGAGTATGACAGGGATTATTTTTTATCTTGGCTCTATATCATTTAAGATATTTATTGCGACACTCTGGGTTTTAATAATTATTGCAATTCTAGATTATGCCTTTAACAAGTGGGAGATGGAAAAGGGTTTAAGGATGACAAAACAGGAGGTTAAAGAGGAGGTCAAGGAGACAGAAGGACAGCCTTTGATTAAATCAAGGATTAGAAGTATGC
- a CDS encoding chemotaxis protein CheV, with translation MAGGAGVLPEVLKVGTGEMELIVFKMYAGGAADGAVETSYYGVNVAKVREIIPIPTLTMVPDMPDYADAIADVRGQVIPIIFLDKWMKLNPVQGANIKQKVIVLEMMGTTVGMVVHDVERIRRIKWDKIKPPPSILQAKHGGKITGVVKIDNQEGVLLLILDLESVISDIGSLMPQQDVALEEIEKIGKKKLKGNVLIADDSSVARKILKDTLENVGLHVIEAVDGKQAMGILNEFLDKIGTQPITDFIQLVISDVEMPEMDGLTFVNTMKSEPRFHSLPIIINTSLSGEENREKAKLIGADGYLVKFDIAKLINEVSRFLK, from the coding sequence ATGGCTGGAGGTGCTGGTGTTTTGCCTGAAGTTTTAAAAGTAGGAACTGGCGAGATGGAACTGATTGTCTTTAAGATGTATGCGGGGGGTGCGGCTGATGGTGCAGTAGAAACAAGTTACTACGGGGTTAATGTTGCAAAGGTGAGGGAGATAATACCTATACCAACGCTTACCATGGTGCCTGATATGCCTGATTATGCGGATGCTATTGCAGATGTAAGGGGACAGGTGATTCCAATAATATTTCTTGATAAATGGATGAAACTAAATCCTGTTCAGGGTGCGAATATAAAACAGAAGGTTATTGTCCTTGAGATGATGGGGACCACTGTCGGCATGGTTGTGCATGACGTGGAGAGGATAAGGAGGATTAAATGGGACAAGATAAAACCTCCTCCGTCAATACTGCAGGCAAAACACGGCGGGAAGATAACAGGTGTTGTTAAGATAGATAATCAGGAAGGCGTCCTTCTCCTGATTCTTGATTTAGAAAGTGTGATTTCTGATATAGGTTCTCTTATGCCCCAGCAGGATGTTGCATTAGAAGAGATAGAGAAAATAGGTAAAAAGAAACTGAAAGGCAATGTGCTTATTGCGGACGATTCTTCTGTTGCAAGGAAGATATTAAAGGATACCCTTGAAAATGTTGGTCTGCATGTAATAGAGGCAGTTGATGGAAAACAGGCGATGGGGATACTGAATGAATTTCTTGATAAGATCGGAACGCAGCCAATAACAGATTTTATCCAACTCGTCATCTCTGATGTGGAGATGCCTGAGATGGATGGGCTTACCTTTGTGAATACCATGAAGTCTGAACCACGGTTTCACTCTCTGCCCATAATAATTAATACATCGCTCTCCGGGGAAGAGAACAGGGAAAAGGCTAAACTGATTGGTGCGGATGGTTATCTTGTAAAGTTTGATATTGCAAAATTGATAAATGAAGTTTCAAGATTTCTTAAATGA
- a CDS encoding flagellar basal body-associated FliL family protein, which translates to MAGDKDKNKGDVENQPAKSSPNKILFIIIGVLVLVILGGGGYFIFGKKGGGSSVKETEKETASEGSKEVSKKETGKEKGSKEGEKNGGGSGGEVFVMEPFVVNLQDSTGTRYLKVTINFELEGTALEEAKIKTPQVRDAIIILLSSKAYADVGNIQGKYQLRDEIVVRINQILTKGKLKAVYFTEFVIQ; encoded by the coding sequence ATGGCAGGAGATAAAGATAAAAATAAAGGAGATGTTGAGAATCAGCCTGCAAAGTCATCGCCAAACAAGATATTGTTTATAATTATCGGGGTGTTAGTTCTGGTGATACTGGGAGGGGGTGGATATTTTATTTTTGGCAAGAAGGGCGGGGGTTCGTCAGTGAAAGAGACCGAAAAAGAGACTGCTAGTGAAGGATCAAAAGAAGTCTCTAAAAAAGAAACAGGTAAAGAAAAAGGGAGTAAAGAAGGAGAAAAGAATGGTGGTGGTTCAGGTGGCGAGGTATTTGTTATGGAGCCGTTTGTTGTGAACCTTCAGGACTCCACAGGCACAAGATACCTTAAGGTTACAATTAACTTTGAATTAGAGGGGACTGCTCTGGAAGAGGCAAAGATAAAAACACCGCAAGTAAGGGATGCTATTATCATTCTTTTAAGCAGCAAGGCTTATGCTGATGTTGGAAATATTCAGGGTAAATATCAATTGAGGGATGAGATAGTTGTAAGGATTAACCAGATATTAACTAAAGGGAAATTAAAAGCGGTTTATTTCACAGAGTTTGTAATCCAGTAA
- the fliN gene encoding flagellar motor switch protein FliN, producing the protein MANNLQTKADEEKDSVIPARFSELKEVKEQKGEGDNNVTMDRILDIPVTLSVELGRTRVVINDLLQLSQGSVIELNKLVGEPMEILVNDRLVAMGEVVVVNEKFGVRLTDIVSPMERIKQLKK; encoded by the coding sequence ATGGCAAACAATCTTCAGACAAAGGCAGATGAGGAAAAAGACAGTGTAATACCAGCAAGATTTAGCGAACTTAAAGAAGTGAAGGAGCAAAAAGGGGAAGGGGATAATAATGTTACTATGGACCGGATTCTGGATATTCCGGTAACGCTTTCTGTAGAGTTAGGCAGGACAAGGGTTGTTATAAATGACCTTCTCCAGTTAAGTCAGGGTTCTGTCATAGAACTTAACAAACTTGTTGGCGAACCCATGGAAATCCTTGTTAATGACAGACTTGTTGCTATGGGTGAGGTAGTGGTGGTTAATGAAAAGTTTGGTGTCAGGCTGACAGATATTGTAAGTCCAATGGAGAGGATAAAACAGTTAAAGAAATGA
- the fliR gene encoding flagellar biosynthetic protein FliR, giving the protein MLNPIFEQLGTFFFVFIRVIAIFSAIPFLGSKIVPVKVKIGLSLLIGIILTPVLGVHALLPESIAGLAIGIMREALIGIAIGFMVKLVFSSMEIAGQVAGMQMGFAVANVIDPQTSSQISVLAQVYNLIGILIFFTLNMHIIFISVIKESFAIIPPYGFSVTRGMMDGFLTMTADMCRIAVKLAAPIMVSILITNIAMGIMARTVPQLNVFVLGFPITIILGLVVLLFSMPFITSVIGRAYTDLSYNLIDLLKMGGRGG; this is encoded by the coding sequence ATGCTTAATCCTATATTTGAACAACTTGGGACTTTTTTCTTTGTATTTATCAGGGTAATTGCCATTTTTTCAGCAATTCCGTTTTTAGGCAGTAAGATTGTTCCTGTAAAGGTAAAAATCGGACTGTCATTACTTATAGGCATCATACTTACCCCTGTATTGGGTGTTCATGCGCTGCTGCCAGAATCAATAGCAGGTCTTGCCATTGGGATAATGAGAGAGGCGCTGATAGGTATAGCAATAGGCTTTATGGTTAAACTTGTATTTAGTTCAATGGAAATCGCAGGGCAGGTTGCAGGTATGCAGATGGGCTTTGCGGTTGCCAATGTTATTGACCCGCAGACCTCTAGCCAGATATCAGTTCTTGCTCAGGTTTATAATCTTATCGGGATCCTAATATTTTTTACCCTTAATATGCACATTATCTTTATCTCTGTCATAAAAGAGAGTTTTGCGATTATACCGCCTTACGGTTTTTCTGTAACAAGGGGTATGATGGATGGGTTTCTGACAATGACTGCTGATATGTGCAGGATTGCAGTAAAACTGGCAGCGCCTATAATGGTCTCAATCCTGATTACAAATATTGCTATGGGCATTATGGCAAGGACTGTTCCGCAGCTTAATGTCTTTGTGCTTGGTTTTCCAATAACAATAATACTTGGACTTGTAGTCCTTTTATTTTCTATGCCCTTTATTACTTCGGTTATAGGCAGGGCATATACAGACCTTTCTTACAACCTTATTGATTTATTAAAGATGGGGGGGAGGGGAGGATAG
- the fliO gene encoding flagellar biosynthetic protein FliO has product MTAIVENVTQGLILVVGVILVGSYLYSRMFGLQIKGSKGFIKMITSASIGPKKSIAIVSVGTQYLVLGITPDSITYLTSIESLEGIENLEAGIHAKDISGFKGILNTIKKNFRNSAGLKQ; this is encoded by the coding sequence ATGACGGCCATTGTAGAAAATGTAACTCAGGGACTCATTCTGGTAGTAGGTGTAATACTGGTTGGCTCATATCTCTACTCCCGTATGTTCGGGCTGCAGATTAAAGGCAGCAAGGGGTTTATAAAGATGATAACCAGTGCATCCATTGGTCCAAAAAAGTCAATTGCGATAGTGAGTGTTGGAACGCAGTATCTGGTGCTTGGCATAACCCCTGATTCAATAACATATCTTACAAGTATTGAATCTCTTGAGGGTATTGAGAATCTTGAGGCAGGTATTCATGCAAAGGATATCTCAGGTTTTAAGGGCATATTAAATACCATTAAGAAAAATTTTAGAAACAGTGCAGGTTTAAAACAATGA
- the fliP gene encoding flagellar type III secretion system pore protein FliP (The bacterial flagellar biogenesis protein FliP forms a type III secretion system (T3SS)-type pore required for flagellar assembly.) → MNRAGCLLKLKISVVVFPLLVLLPSICSGANESLKLPDISLNIGGEDGLSSTIQILILLTVLTLLPAIILMMTSFTRFIIVFSLLRQALGLQQTPPNQVLIGLSLFMTLFVMSPVFNQAYTTALEPYLENKINQNEAFSKGIKPFRDFMLKQTRERELALFVEMSKMEKPKEVNDIPSTVIIPAFITSELKTAFQIGFLIFIPFLIIDMVVASILMSMGMLMLPPIMISLPFKLMLFVLVDGWSLLVGSMIGSFRI, encoded by the coding sequence ATGAACAGGGCAGGATGTTTATTAAAATTAAAAATATCGGTTGTTGTCTTTCCTTTACTTGTTTTACTGCCATCTATCTGCTCTGGGGCAAATGAGAGTTTAAAACTGCCGGATATTTCCCTTAACATAGGCGGGGAAGACGGACTTTCCAGCACCATTCAAATCCTTATACTCCTTACAGTTTTAACACTTCTTCCCGCCATTATCCTTATGATGACTTCATTTACAAGGTTCATCATAGTTTTTTCCCTTTTAAGACAGGCATTAGGACTTCAGCAGACGCCTCCAAATCAGGTTCTTATAGGACTCTCCCTTTTTATGACACTTTTTGTAATGTCGCCTGTTTTTAATCAGGCATACACAACTGCCCTTGAACCATATCTGGAAAACAAGATTAATCAGAATGAGGCATTTTCAAAGGGGATAAAACCGTTCAGGGATTTTATGCTTAAACAGACAAGGGAAAGGGAACTTGCTTTATTTGTTGAGATGTCAAAGATGGAAAAACCAAAAGAGGTAAATGATATACCATCAACAGTTATTATACCTGCATTCATTACAAGTGAACTTAAGACTGCGTTTCAGATTGGTTTTCTCATTTTTATACCGTTTCTGATTATTGATATGGTTGTGGCAAGTATACTTATGTCAATGGGTATGCTGATGCTTCCTCCTATAATGATATCTCTGCCATTTAAACTAATGCTTTTTGTGCTTGTGGACGGCTGGAGTCTTCTTGTCGGCTCTATGATAGGGAGTTTTAGAATATGA
- the purS gene encoding phosphoribosylformylglycinamidine synthase subunit PurS, translating to MKAKIYITLKKGVLDPQGKAVMGALETMGHKGVRDLRIGKFMEMEINSISREDAEKEVKEMCERLLANTVIEDYRFEIE from the coding sequence ATGAAGGCAAAGATATATATCACTCTTAAAAAAGGTGTCCTTGACCCGCAGGGTAAGGCTGTTATGGGTGCATTGGAGACAATGGGACATAAAGGGGTAAGGGATTTAAGGATTGGTAAATTTATGGAGATGGAGATTAATTCCATCTCCAGAGAAGATGCTGAAAAAGAAGTTAAAGAGATGTGTGAAAGACTTTTGGCGAATACCGTTATTGAAGATTACAGGTTTGAGATAGAGTAG
- the fliM gene encoding flagellar motor switch protein FliM: MAEKILTQEEVDALLRGVSSGNIETESDKSEPAAGIRAYDLTQQERVIRGRMPALEIINERFCRLFRASLFNFLRKTVDVSTEGIKMTKYSDFIKNTPVPASFNIIQISPLRGLTLLVLDANLVFMVVDNFFGGGGKYHTRVEGRDFSSTEQRIIRKIIDMTFQDMKTSWEPVHPVNFIYNRSEVNPQFINVVVPTEVVLSMTFKIEIDAASSIMRICIPYASIEPIKEKLYASYQSDRMDVDKRWLSKFEDEIRKTSVSVACEIGMAEVSIGDFLNLNTGDIIQLDNKSSEPISVKIEGVTKYTGKPGILDGHYAIAVQEFLSKGGD, translated from the coding sequence ATGGCTGAAAAAATCTTAACTCAGGAAGAGGTTGATGCACTGCTTAGGGGCGTATCCAGCGGTAATATAGAAACAGAGAGTGATAAATCAGAGCCTGCAGCAGGTATAAGGGCTTATGACCTTACCCAGCAGGAACGGGTTATAAGGGGCAGAATGCCTGCGCTTGAGATTATCAATGAACGGTTTTGCAGACTTTTCAGGGCATCCCTGTTTAATTTTTTAAGAAAAACAGTTGATGTTTCCACAGAAGGTATCAAGATGACAAAGTACAGCGACTTTATAAAAAATACACCTGTCCCTGCAAGTTTCAATATAATCCAGATCTCTCCGCTTAGAGGGCTAACCCTTCTGGTTCTTGATGCAAACCTTGTATTTATGGTGGTTGATAACTTTTTTGGCGGTGGAGGTAAATATCACACAAGGGTTGAGGGCAGGGATTTCTCATCTACTGAACAGCGGATTATCAGAAAGATTATAGATATGACTTTTCAGGATATGAAAACCTCATGGGAACCTGTTCATCCTGTGAATTTTATCTACAATAGATCAGAGGTCAATCCGCAGTTTATAAATGTGGTTGTGCCGACAGAGGTAGTTTTATCAATGACATTCAAGATTGAGATTGATGCGGCGTCTAGCATAATGCGGATATGTATCCCTTATGCCAGTATTGAACCAATTAAAGAGAAATTATATGCCTCATATCAAAGCGACAGGATGGATGTTGACAAGAGATGGCTCTCAAAATTTGAAGATGAAATCAGGAAGACATCTGTTAGTGTTGCTTGCGAAATCGGCATGGCAGAGGTATCAATAGGGGATTTTCTAAACCTGAATACAGGGGATATTATACAGTTGGATAATAAATCTTCAGAACCGATAAGTGTGAAGATAGAGGGCGTTACAAAATATACTGGCAAACCAGGGATATTAGATGGCCATTATGCAATTGCGGTGCAAGAATTTTTATCAAAAGGAGGAGATTAG